The window TCTTTTATGGTCTGTTAATATGTGGTTGATACActcttataatattttcaatatggtTTGATTATTGTCTCTACTCataaattttgcaatatttgtaatttttaaaaatatttatatacgttaatattttaaatctaattattattattatatatgtaactATTTCTAACTTTTACTTCGGAATAAGGAAGATTATTGTAAATAGCAAAActtctaaaactatttataaataaagtaaaattttataatttatcataATAGACGTAGAAGTTTATGAATGTCTATTATcgatagattttaaaattttactattttgtaaatatttttgtttatcgTATGAAATTAATTCTCTAAgaaactataatattttagttaattaatagggttaaaatacaattttgaatcatGTACTTGACAGTTCCTTTAAAATtctctattttatattttaaaagattagaaTTTAGTACCTATATTCTCaatcaaatcttaaatttaatccttacgttttttaattatcgacttttaaaaagaaatactatCATCGGTTTATCTTTTGACcatattttattgttcttatttagtcaatttcaataaaaaattattttaaaaatctatttaaaatttattaaaagtataggaaacaaaattaaacattaaaaatagatCCGCTAAAActtatgtatatttatttgataataaataaatattcagcTGCATCATGAATATATTTCTCACTTCCCTCGTGTTCATGTTtggagggagaagaaaaaaaggtacCATCTTCCGTATGTTTACaacatatttttatgattGCTTAGAGCGAATATTAGTTTCTTgtatcattttcaaatctcgTCACGTTTGatctaaaatagtttttatcgTGAAGTTTATGAAATTGGAACTAATAGTAATAGAAACTTTTGTCAAGAATTGTTGTTCCATCCATCATCCATACAAAAAGTGAATCATGTGTGTTCAATCCATTAAAAAGCAAAACCTAAATTtgttagttaatttaaaagggaaagatttaaaaaatgaaggaaaaagaaaacattacaAATGCAATTATTCCCATTTTAATGGCCTAAACTGTATGGAAAATCAATTGAGAAAACATCcattattaaagttaaaaataatccTGTGCAACTTTGATGCTGATTGATACAGGTAAAATTTTTAGAACGAAAGTTTCCTTCTCAATTAAAATTATGGAAAGGTTGAAGATAAGGCACCATGGATTAGAACTGAAACTGCATTTCAGGTGAATATCCAAGAGCGTCAAGGTGCTCGCCCATGGCCTTGTTCATCGGTGGCGGACCGCATCGTAGAATCTAAacacaacaatttaaaaatgttagatATAAAGTATGGTCACAAAGAgagaatttaatatatatgttattctCCTAAGGAAGTGTTAAAGTTGATTATGAACTAatcttgaaattattaaatgtCACGACTTTAgtctttcaaatattaaatgtaCATTTGAGACCATAAACATCATATAACAACTATTTTAATGATCCAACAATTAACATGTAGAAATCAACATTTAACCTACTACGTGTGGCTTCAAAgtcaatgaaaatatttaatgatCAAACTATTGAACATTATAAGAGCCCATAAGTAATTTATCCAAGAACAATGACTAAAATGGTTCTTTATGggaaattcaaaatctaatacCATGTTTTAAAGGTCCCAGTCCAGGTTTAaacctaaattttaatatttaaacctaAGTTTCGACTTAGGGAACATAGTAAACAAGTTAGAATATATATGGAAGAAAATACCTTAATGTCAGCAGCTGGTGCAGGGCAATGTGCTTTAATCATTTCCTTAGATACAAAGCCAACGCCGCCATCCCAAACTTCAGGAGGCTATTTCCATTGTCAAAGATGAATTTAACATCAGTTATAACTTTAGACCCTCCACCAAATTTCTAAAGTCACTAAGCTTAGATAAATCATATCGTTCTATGGGATAAAGTTGAAGTGTTTGACAATCacttaaaatagttttgaaatatttttaaaatttattttcaaatgttttcaccaaattagtttaaataagaatgattttaaaaaaaaaaaacctcctttttttatctattaaatttaaacaggCCTATAGTATCATTCTCCTCATTAGTTAACTCTCAATTGTTAGTTTGATTCACAAGACTCGGCATGTGTCttatcaagaaagaaaattaatatcgtccggatttaaaattaatagcCCGAACCATGGATTCGATTACTACTAAGTTTAGGAACTTGTAACTGACCTGGTTCAACACATAGTAGATCTTGAAGCGATCAGGGTATCTTTTGGCAAGGAGATCCAATTCCTCCTGGAGATACATGTGATTAGTTTGATTTAGTTACATTAAATAGAAGCCAGTATTTGATACCATCACcaaaaagcaaataaataaaatgaaagaagtgGATGTATTTCCAGTGGGAAGACTTCATCTCTAGATATATTTTAGTATACCATATTCTTTCATGATTATGATAATAACACAAGCACAGACAACAGCAACAACAAAGTATTGAAAATGGAAGGTTGATGCcaaaataaatgagaataaaaagCACAAGACATACAAAGTGAAAGAGAACATTACCTTCAACAGAATATCTTCTAGAGTAACATTGGCGTAAATAAGGTGAACCTTTGTCTTGTCGTCTGGGTTCTCTAATATAGCGCGAGAAACCTAAAACAGCAGTGAAAATGAGAGAGCTTCCTattgttttgaactttacAAGATACAATCACACAACACATATAGCCAAGATTTAGAAATTTAGGAATAACTGAGTCTATAggaaaatttgtttctttgacATACTTGGTACATAGGTGTAATGCCAGAGCCTCCAGCAAGCATCCCAAATGCACTAACTTGACCAGGTTGGTACTTGAAACGTCCCTGCAATGATTAATAGagtaaataaatttctaaaataggCACCATTAAAAGCAACTCGATTCTGAAAAATGAACAAGTAATCGAAGAAAAATGGTGCTAACCTTCTCAACTAGAGTCGAGGATATTAAGTTACTAAATTATTGGAAGGTATCTCTTTGTCTTATAGAGATGATAAAAGGGTATGCAGTGATAGTAAATTATAATCTTTCAAATTCTAGATAATAAATGTTTAACATTCCCT of the Cucumis sativus cultivar 9930 chromosome 3, Cucumber_9930_V3, whole genome shotgun sequence genome contains:
- the LOC101212931 gene encoding NADH--cytochrome b5 reductase 1 isoform X2 codes for the protein MEVLQALDSQVLIGLAAALVAIVVGAVFLFSSRKPASRACLDPEKFKEFKLVKRTKLSHNVAKFTFILPKTDSILGLPIGQHLSCRGKDSQGEEVIKSYTPTTLDSDVGYFELVIKGRFKYQPGQVSAFGMLAGGSGITPMYQVSRAILENPDDKTKVHLIYANVTLEDILLKEELDLLAKRYPDRFKIYYVLNQPPEVWDGGVGFVSKEMIKAHCPAPAADIKILRCGPPPMNKAMGEHLDALGYSPEMQFQF